The DNA region TTTTCCTCGTTAAATCACCCCCAATTCCTTCTCTTTTTCACTACATTCTTCGCTCGTAGTAAACCCTCTTTCTCATTGCCCCTTTTCAACATAAACTGGGTCTTCATCAATTCGATTTGACTTTAATGCATACCTAACCCTTTTGTTTCTTGTTTCAGATAAATGTTCTCGAATTGGAATTGTTTGTAGAGACCTTCCCTGATTTTGAGGTAACCTCTTCTTTCTTCCTTATCATTTTCATTATCAAACCCTTATGCTAGATTTGATTGTCTTGTGTTATCTTAAAATTCGGATTTGCTTCATCTTTTCAGGTAGTAGAAGAAGAGCATGCCAAAACTAGTTGTACAAAAGGTAAGCAATAGTTGTAATGCACTCTATCTTGGttattgaacttttatttttgatGCTGCATCATGATAACTTAGACATGATTATACAAATTTGATGGTTGAGTGTCTGAAAATACCTGGATACACACATTCTGGATCTATGATCGTATCTGGATGAGGTTATGTTTGGAATTAATCTTAGTTTGAGACAGattgataaatttattgaattgTTTCTCATGTAGATCCAAATGCAAAACATAAATCATAAGTATTTCCAAATGGGTATGTTAAAGCTTTCATGTCGTCTGTATAAGGCATCACCTAATAAATCATCCCAAGCTGCAGTGCCGCTAGTTTCAAATATCTATACTGTCATATGTGGTTACATGTAATGTGGTCGCATTGTTAATGGTAATGCTGACTCTTTTGGTAAAGACCATATTGATGTGCAGTTATATAGAGATAAATGTAGTATATCCTTTTTACCTTAGCTTTATTTGTTCATATACTCCATCTAGTAAGACACTATGAGATGTTATGGCCTTGCcttatttggaaacactttagTTTTTGAATCTGGATCCCAATCCGGTAGAGAAATCGTCAATAAGTTTATGAATCTCTCACACTAAGTTTTCACAGTGTTTCCAAATTTGACTGAAATGGTGTTTCCAAATGAACTTGCTTCGTATCCTCCATACAAGGAATCATTACATAATATGTCATTACAACCTTGTAAATACCCTTAATTCAAACATCTATACTCTCATGTCAAATGCTGTTATATGAGCATTACTTGCATTGTTAAGGTCATATTATTGTACTGTTATATGATCACTCAATTTGGATTCATGCTAAGTAGGACAGACACTCACCATGTTTTTGTGCTCTGTTGATTACACTTGAACTCGAGATACTAGTTGAGGATCACCATCCTCCTTACCACTGTGTACTTACTGTAATTGGTTATTTAGGGAGATTTAAAGCCAGGCATATATGTTGATATGAAAGATAAACATAGAGcctatttttaaactaatattttgccAAGATCACAATAGAAAATCTCCCTGAAGATTTGGTATAAGATTTGTTGGGATCATGATTGagattatagtgtaattttttgttatttcattttgtATACCAAGTTTTAGATCATCGTAATAttgacaaacataacaaatgtagatttcAAATTCATGATCAATGTTGCTGACAAAACAGCCCTAtagatttttcttttgaaataataatttattccaTGAAAGAGGCTGTAACAACCCCTATGAGAGCCATACCTTAAAAAAGCTAGCTGTTAAAGTTGGAGAACCGCTATTAAACCACACACTGGAACCTCATAATTCTGATGTGGGATTCAATTCTCATTCCTTAACCATTAAATCGTTACATAGGCTAGCTCAACCCATAGTCTTACTTGCATTTGAGGTGTTCTATATGTTGATTGCATTTCTCAAGCACAGACTTACTTAAGATACAAAGTTTATTTCAAATGAACCCTTTTCGCAGCAAAATTCTTGAATTTTCCTTATCTAGTTTTTTGCAGGAAACAGAATTTCATCTCTGGCAGGTTCAAGCAATAATACTACAACGGTTGTGAGAGCATACAAGATTTAACCAGCATTTTTCCCATTATCACACAGTAgccaaatatttgattcataacAGAATTATGAAGAGAGTCCATATCCCATCTCGTTATCTAATTGTTGTTCTAATGTTCATATCGACTTCTGTATGCTACATAGAACGTGTTGGTTTCTCGATCGCATACACAGTTGCTGCAGATGCAGCCGGAGTAAACCAGTCAAGCAAAGGAGCAATCCTCTCCACATTCTACTACGGTTATGTCTTATCACAAATACCCGGAGGCTGGGCAGCCCAGAAAATCGGAGGCAGGCGAGTTCTCCTCCTCTCGTTTGTCTTATGGTCAAGCACTTGTGCCCTAGTCCCTCTAGACCCGAATAGAATAACCATCTTGGTTATAGCCCGATTACTTGTCGGAATTTCTCAAGGCTTTATCTTTCCATCTATCCATAATGTCCTAGCCCAATGGGTCCCGCCGCATGAACGGTCGAGATCTGTTTCGCTCACGACCTCGGGGATGTACTTGGGCGCGGCACTAGGAATGCTTTTGATTCCGAGTGTTGTTAAATTTCGGGGCCCACAGTCGGTTTTTATAGCCGAAGCTGCTTTAGGTGCTGTTTGGTCAATTCTATGGTTTAAATATGCGAGCGATCCCCCTCGATCTGACCACCCGAAAGCAATCGCGGCGGGGTATGGGGAATCTTTGTTACCTGTGAAGGTTAAATCGTCGGTTAATAAGAGTTCTTCGATACCATGGAAGAAGATAGTTGTTAGTCTTCCGGTTTGGGCGATAGTTGTGAATAACTTTACGTTTCATTACGCGTTGTACGTGCTTATGAACTGGCTGCCGACGTATTTCGAGCTCGGTTTGCAGCTTAGTCTTCAGGATATGGGTTCGTCAAAAATGATACCTTAtttgaatatgttttttttctcgAACATCGGTGGGGTTATAGCCGACCATTTGATCACGAGGAAGATACTTTCAGTGACGAAAACGAGGAAGATTTTGAACACAGTTGGTTTTGTGGTGGCATCTTTCGCTTTGATGGCTATTCCTATGTTTAGGACCGCCGGTGGGGCGATATTTTGTTCTTCAGTTGCTCTAGGATTCTTGGCACTTGGGAGAGCTGGATTCGCGGTTAATCATATGGATGTGGCTCCTAGATATGCAGGAATTGTGATGGGAGTTTCTAATACGGCTGGGACTTTGGCTGGGATAGTTGGGGTTGATTTTACTGGTCGGCTGCTCGAAGCGGCTAAGAATGCTAATTTGGATTTGTCCAATCCTAGGAGCTGGGATTCAGTGTTTTTCATCCCGGGGATTTTCTGTATTCTTAGTTCGGTTGTGTTTTTAGTGTTTGCGACCGGCGAGAGGATTTTCGATTAACAGGAGGATTTTTGGCCTGTTTTTGCGGTTTTCTATTGAACCATCTCGAGTCTTGAAGAAACTGGGAGGTATATATAGTGTTCTTAGTTTTCAACAATCTTAGaacatttttcatttaaatgttTAAAGTGATTATTAATATACTTTGCTAAATCTATTCAGAAAGAAGAATATAACAACAGGCATATGAAGttctttattatataactttctTTACATTAttggttttcatatttttttcatgtttcATTTGTTAACTGCCTCTTCTTGatataatgtcaaaatattCAATGTAACAATCTCAAAATATACTTCCTCTTTTAACCCATTATTATTAAGATAGTTTAATAAGAATTCAAAATAGGATGActgtttatttgatttatttaattagatttagGTAGACAACAAAAAGTTGAAATAAGCAAACAAACTTTAGTGATTTAGTGAAGAAAGAAAGCTCAACTAATGGCAGCTTTCCCTTAAAATCATATAGTggagatattttaaaatagtagcTAAAAGACAAGTTCTTGAGGATTCATTGAACTTGATCacctattaataataataataataagagagattaattattacaatttgattattattgtttatttgatGTTGTAAAGATGGATAGATCAATGtcatttaattatgtttatagaaCTCATCATCACCTTTTTTTACTTTCTCTTATCTAAGCAaacctaaaatttattaatttttggtgtgtaagtaattatttttctcaCAAAAAGACATTTACTTTAAAACCCATATTACCAAttcccaaattaaatttatttaatcttatacctaactaatattaatttgataactcaaacttatttttcttatttgattAAGGGATTAGTGACTACAATAAGTGagtaaacatatttatttttttaataaaggagaGTTAGCATGACAATCCCACGATCATGACCctcgcttaaactcaaagcgctttcaGATGAAATCGACCCCGTGATATTTTGGCCTCTTAAACCGACTCTTAACAGTTGATTATTTTAGTGGAATATAGTGAgtgaaaatattaagaaaaagaaatgaatttaatacaaataaatctACCCCAAACCAGCCTAAAGAAGAAagatccaatatatatatatatatataggtggttttataataatataaaaagatgtGACAATTGAAGGAAGGAggttattatataaaatatattttgaggGCTAGTTGAGAGACagtttaatgttaattattagtATACTTTATTCTAAAAATCTAAATACAGCCCCCCTTCacattctctctcttctcttatAGCTGGAGTAGGACAATGGCTCCCTTTTCCATGGAATATAAACAGGATCAAAAATCCTAATCCAAGTGGGCCATcagaaaaatacatttttttatttttttattattaacccAATTTAGAAAAGTTTAGATTCGAGGGACTGAATTTGGGTTGGATTTCGATCTGAAtttaggaaaaaaatatttaaaatggatGAAATAATGttctcaaatataatttaatcatgtacgtattaataaattaatatttgtttgcaAGTTCAATAAAtccttttaaaaattttattttgttctgagtttgaatataattaaaaataatttttttattaattaaattaaatctaggaaaacaaaaacgtaatttcaaaatttttcaatCGGGGCAGGGCAGTCCATAACTCGGATCGACTCTGCGTCAACTCACTTCAATTTCATGTGTTTCCAAATACGCTTTAGAGACTCatatctcaaataaaaataaaaataaaataaaaacttatttttttccaGACCTATACTGAGCccactcaaaaaaaaaatttatgataaaaatatgatattatccataattttttacaaaaatctaatataattcattatttatttttttaattattaaaaaattataaaacttgcatttatttacttgttttatcataataatttctatattttttaagcaacaattaaaaaaaaaaaaaattcaatccaCTCAACTCAATATTGGATGGATCCTTCCATGCCCCCCTTGactatttaaacaaaaataaatttatcacaatatacatatttatatattattatattgttacttatactattaaataaaaataaaatattaacttagcATTGAAGGGTTCCTAGATTCTCGTCATGTAATCCCATGACGTTCAAATGcctaaataaatattcaatggCTGGATCCATCTTGGCACTATcacttttattcttttaattaattaattaattaattaaatctgcttcttaatttaaatatatctgaaaattatattatgatCTAGCATGAACAAATGAGATTAAGAAACTAATGAATTCCTAATTtaccatttttaaataatttcctTATAAGTTATACAAGAAAGAGACTTCagttctaaaataatttatattgattaCCTTAAATTGCAatgatgttatatataatatatgacatAATAAAATTCACTCAAGAAAGTGATGTGTGACCAAATTGAATAATCTaattatacttattatttaatattagagagtagtatatttttttaataaggatTATATAAGTGGAGAATGAATGGAAAATCATGCATGAATTAGGTATATATAAATTACTAAGAAACATTTAAAATAGAGGtagaaaacattataattttttcactcAATTTTTGTTGAGTCGGTAACATAATCGTCGTTCATGAGTATACGAGTGGTTACCACTTAAACTATCGAATTGAAAACTATAATTTAAGTGAGGTGAAAATCAATTTAGTGTGAAATAAACACGGTTAATATAATATACACTAGTCAATTTTTAATTACAAcccatttaatttgtttattattttattatattttatacaaaataacctaattacatttatttgaaataatattaattttttataagaaaaataaataaataaattgtgtaggaataaatttaattttcaaattgaaaaaaaatgaaagttgGATTTGATAATTCAGGTCAATTgttgagttattattattattattattaataataaatagtttgccacaaaattagtataaatgattttagtgtatataatatattatatattaattaagatgaTGCCAACACATatctgaaataaaaaaataaaataaaataaaataaagaaccCAATGTTGACCACGAAAAGCCAAGCTTTTTAATTGAGTAATTTGTCACCatgtctaaaaaaaataaattatttatactcaaattatttgttattgttatatttaatatttatgatagaTCAAgtgttcattttttttactatataaaatatattttgtccAATTAAAATTGTGTGAAATATAACTAACTATATTACTATAAGCTTAATTAGCTAAGTTAATTAGGCAACAATTATGCAAATAagaatcaatattttatataataaaacactAGTAAAACTGTTTGCCAATTTTGTTCTTCTATACCATTTCTTttcttatattttcaaaatcacATCCCTTTGTTCGCCTTTAAGAGTGTTCTTCTCAATTCAGCCGCGATTCCTTGTAAAACCATCGGCATCTGCACAACACCGTTAATACCAATCTGCAAGCATCTCGACCACACGTCTTCGTCGACCCTAGCCGACATCGCAATTATCAACGGCCAGTTTCGGCTTCTAAATTTCCTTATTCTGATTGCAACATCCAAACCATTTATATCGGACAGTTGTAGGTCCAAAAGCACGATTTGAAAAGATGAAACCGAAGAACCAAGGGCTGATAGACATTCGTAACCTGTTGAAACGGTTGTGACCGTGCAACCGAGTTTTTGGAGGAGTTTTTTAGTAACCGCTGTGTTGATAATGTCATTGTGAACTAGAAGAATTTGAAGTCCTCGGAAAAGTGAGTTCGACGAGTTTGGATGGTCGGTTGATGATTCTCCGGTTTCGGATAATCCTAAGACAATTGATGGTCGAATCTGAAACCGGAGAACTAGTGTCATGCTTTGTTCGAAACCTTCCGGGTTTTGGACCATCCATATGTTTCCTTGCATCATCTacatagtaataataaaaaaatattgtattaagcACTAagttggaaataaaaaaaacagggtttatttcatttaaaaaatgctAAAATT from Impatiens glandulifera chromosome 5, dImpGla2.1, whole genome shotgun sequence includes:
- the LOC124939767 gene encoding probable anion transporter 5, which codes for MKRVHIPSRYLIVVLMFISTSVCYIERVGFSIAYTVAADAAGVNQSSKGAILSTFYYGYVLSQIPGGWAAQKIGGRRVLLLSFVLWSSTCALVPLDPNRITILVIARLLVGISQGFIFPSIHNVLAQWVPPHERSRSVSLTTSGMYLGAALGMLLIPSVVKFRGPQSVFIAEAALGAVWSILWFKYASDPPRSDHPKAIAAGYGESLLPVKVKSSVNKSSSIPWKKIVVSLPVWAIVVNNFTFHYALYVLMNWLPTYFELGLQLSLQDMGSSKMIPYLNMFFFSNIGGVIADHLITRKILSVTKTRKILNTVGFVVASFALMAIPMFRTAGGAIFCSSVALGFLALGRAGFAVNHMDVAPRYAGIVMGVSNTAGTLAGIVGVDFTGRLLEAAKNANLDLSNPRSWDSVFFIPGIFCILSSVVFLVFATGERIFD